The Vigna unguiculata cultivar IT97K-499-35 chromosome 1, ASM411807v1, whole genome shotgun sequence nucleotide sequence GGGATGTAGGTGTGTGTGGCTGTGCCAAATTTGCATCTCGCATGTGATTGCGGGACATGTGAGGAAATCATGATTAGGATGAATTGTGCTTTACCACATTAATCTGTGTCTGTTGCATGTTATCGAAAACAGTCTTATATACATAATCTTATATACATTGAAAATTTCAATGTTTTTAATATCTGTTTACTGCTTTACTACCAAAATTAACTTCTACATAATCTGgataatttctttttacttcTCTTGAGAGTGAAAATTAAATAGCTACCTAAATGAAGTAGTAAGAATTTCATCAATAAAAATTCCATACGATGTATTTCCAAAATCTCTACAAATTCCATCAATAATTTGACCAATCTTGTAAATGGGTTGAAAACTTTCATAAGACAGAATCAATCATCCATACaacaaatttagaaaaacaaattcTTTGAAAGTTAGAAGACAAATCTATCTAAAGAGATATAATGCACTTGAATATTCCAGACAATATTCAACACCAGGAAGaatccaaaatcaaaataaaactaCTCCCTCTTCACTCTCTGCACTAAAATTTGGTAATGTACATTTAAATTTGGAAAAACATTGTAtgaacttttatataaatatagtcCAAATGTGATTGATGGGTTAGGTCAAGTTGAATATAATCTGAAACAGACATGAAAAGAGGAACAAGTTGAGTGGGTGAAAAAGATGACAAGAGCACGTGGTTTTGTGTGGGTAAACACAGATGAATGGAATTAATTAAGTTTGGAGAAGTGTGTAAATGAGTTGAGTAAATGTGAAGTTTAGGCGTAGAGCACACCACACAACAAATAGGTGGTGGGCACAAATGGAATGGAATAGAGATAAAATTGCGTACACGCATCAGGTGTTTCCCCTTCTAACACACTAACCACTCAACCTATGCGTGGGAAATGCAAATTCAAAAGAAACGCATATTTCATCCCTCCCACCAAAACTTTCGTATctaaacaaagaagaagaaaaaaacaatttccCAGTTTCTTTCTATATTCTTCACTTTCTTAAGTAGGCTCTGTGTCTAgttagaaaagagaaaaaaatggacCCATTCACTGAATTCCAGAGtcattattcaatttttatattgtctGCAGCTATGAACAGGCTACCATATCTAATTCCCACTGTTTATTTGCTTATTATGTTGTTCCAAACTACGACTAAAGTAACTCACAACTCGAACTAAATTTGAAAGTTCCTTGGGTGGATTCATCAAAATGTAAATTGGTTTGCACCGGTTTTGAAACAATTGTTTTATGATCCTTGAATTGTTGGAACTACTTCTAATTAACAAGTTTTTTATTAGATACACATATTCATATCATATGTGGTAAGAATAAATAAGGCTAATATAATCTATTAAAGTTTTGAGTTTATAtggtatattattttttttacgtgGTTAATTCatgaatttttcatatatatatatatatatatatatatatatatatatatatatatatatatatattctatattgACAATAActcaacaaattttgtttttcaataatttttatattgatattttgctTAATTATCTCTTTAACTTAAGCATTAGAATATCTAATAATGTTCCATCTCACCCCTTTCCACAAGCACTGCACCAAGATATAATTTGACCGTGAACCAATTGTTGAGATATTTTTATATCAGATTAACATTATATATTGACgatattttttatcttcacaatatatacataaaaaaattgttatattatcgaatatttgtaaaagaattataaatttaaaggaAGAATGtcataatactttttttattttaaaaataacaaaactatgtacaaaatttttataagaaGGATATGATGGGGTAGGGAAGTCACATTTTTGTGTGGGTTAGTTCGTATGTAGTTTTGTTTTCTCTGgttaatgaaaaattttacaTGAATATatccttaaatttttttaagctGTAACgcataatagaaaaataataattttaatggtgattcttcttaaattattttacattttaaaataaaaatatgatagcacccataataaattaattttattttggacaataaaaacaacaaaactttGCAGCATGTGCTTGTAAAAAAGGTATTGATGAGAATGTGCTATCATCGCTCCTTCTAtacttttatattgttatttcaTCGTTTTAGAATGAAGTTGAAATAGTAAGTGTTGTATGGACAGACGATTTTGATAATTACGGACATGCAGATTCACAAGGTTGAAAAAAAGGATTTCAAGATAACTTTATAACATTgtgaattaatttaaatatattaataatataaaaaattatacttccATTTTATTATGCATTGATATAGTGCGATTTGTTTTTGGTATGCatgttaattgttttaaaatatacatcTTTTACTTTACAACCATGCACAGTGAAAGACTCAAAGCTTCTCTATTTTCTCATGTTGGCGAGAATATGAAggacaaaaacaaaatagaaagaaaatcttagttaaaaaaggtataaaacaataaaagtgGTCACAAGACAACAAAAGAAGAACTACTCAATACTTCACAAAACCACCGCTTATAGCGGTGTCTCGTGTTCTCATTAAATCACACTGcacttttctttatttcttttgttacaCAGATCAAAATGCATAACAGCATTAAAACCACAATCTACGGTTaacatttcttcttttgtaCAAACATGTTGAtgtgattataataattaggcAATTCTTTTTGTAACACAATTCTTCGTTTGAATTACACGAGTTTAACTAAATTGAGTAAAGATTAAACGAATGTTCTAGTTTTGATTTGGTATCAGTATAAGAATTTGCTGAAAGTTAACTCCTTACGCATTTGTCATAAACTTTTGATTCCATAACTTCATCGAATAATAACAGAGCATCAAAattaatgtagaaaaaagaaaaagtagaaaGAGAGTCCGTGACACAAACGGTGTACACAAGATATTTATTTGGCAAGCGTGAACTTTATACGATTCCAAACGTAGTGTTGTGTGTATAAATCTGATTCCTCTTCCTCCttccttcattttctttatCTCTCTCGTTAGTTATTACCACCTTCGTAACTCTTCCTTGATTAGCTCCGAAATTTTAGAGTAGAGAcaacatttttcaataaaaatggCTTTTCATCTGTTGCTAATGTCAGATTTGGGTGCGCATTATTGTTTGCTTCATTAACCTAACAAAGAACAGTGTTTTTGCCAACTCACCCACCAAGTGTTGTTTGCCCATGGCGAGAGTTTTCTGGACTGCCATTGCTATAGCACTAGTTTTCAGCAACTGGGTTGATGGGTTCGAAGGTTATTATGAACATCAATTCAATGAAACAGAGTTGTCTTTATTAGAGGCTCATGAAGCTTCCTTATCCTACGCCGGGAGTAACCTTCTGCTGGTAGGACTCACCCTTGTCCAAAATGCTGCTGCTAAAGGAGCAGGTAGTCATCTAGTTCAAatctttgttattttatttatttttcattttataagcAAATGAATTAGCCTATGACTCAGTCTGAAGTATAACTGCTGTTGCCACCTctcctttttttaatattatgttgTTACTTGGAATGTACTTTGTCTGATTGAAATTGTTCTGTTTTCTCATTCATTTTTAAGTACTAAATCCTTGCAGCTGTCTCTCCGCAACATTAATTAGCCTAGCGTGTCTCAATTCATTTTAACCAAGTAAAATATGAATGTTTCTACATGCAGGAACTGCAATATATTTAAGGAATATTTGCATTGAACCGCAGCTTTTAACCATAATTAAGAATGCTTTGGCTATAATTTGGCTAAATGTAATTCCTTTTCTTTGGCTTTGGCAGTTTGCTTGGATGGAACATTACCTGGTTATCACTTGCACCGGGGATATGGATCAGGAGCAAATAGCTGGCTTATTAATTTAGAGGTATTATTACTGTCACTTGGTCTTTTCAATTGTTCTGTTttgattcattttatttttttgttgtagtTTTTTACCTTGTAAAACAGGTCTTGGAAAAGGTTGATATGGATTTCTTTTTCACACTTGAAAAGCATTTGTAATGAATGAGTGTTGGTATCCCGTTTTTGTCACATGACATGACTGGACATGTCATGtatagaaacaaaaaagtttttgGATCACTAAATGCCATTAAGATTTTTATGTACTGAACAACTTACTTCTCAGCTTGATATGCTGTAGCGGTTTATAGTGATGTTGAAGTGAAAATTGTGTGGCAGGGTGGTGGATGGTGCAATAATATCAGAACATGTGTTTATCGCAAGAAAACCCGGCGTGGATCATCAGATTTCATGGAAAAAGAGATACCTTTCACTGGAATACTGAGTAATAAGGCTGAAGAAAATCCAGGTTTCTTTTCAGTTGAAAAATCTGAAACGATCaaattcttctcttttcttttccttgttaTATGCATCAGCCGTgttgtttatgttattgttcTTCATGTTCGTAGACTTTATCAACTGGAATAGAGTAAAGCTTCGTTATTGTGATGGTGCCTCATTTTCTGGGGACAGTGAAGATGAGGTAGAGTTTGATATCCTGATGTtcctaaaattaatattttggttgCAAGAAGATGAAATAACAGAAGTTGTTGCCTTAAAAGTTTAGTATAACATGTGGAATAGCATTCTGAACTGTATTTAGTTTCATAAATTGTTTGTCAAAACAGACTGCTGAACTGCAATTCAGAGGACAGCGTATTTGGGCAGCTGCTATGGAAGATTTGATGTCAAAGGGAATGCGTTTTGCTGATCAGGTTATAGAAACTCATATGCATGGATATGTATGTATAATACTATGTCAGTAATATTTCTTCTGATGTAATGTGCATTTACTTTTGCTTCAGGCTCTTCTTTCGGGATGTTCCGCGGGTGGCCTAGCTACAATTATTCATTGTGATGAATTTCGTGGTCTCTTTCCGGTGACCAGCAGAGTCAAATGTCTAAGTGATGCTGGGTTGTTTCTTGATGCGTATGTAGCAAGCTGAACCACTTCAAGCTTTCACTGAAATTTCCACCATAATCATAGAATTTTCGTTCTTAATTTAGTGTCCAATTGTTGTTCCCTTGGAATTATAGGATTGACGTATCTGGCGGGCGCACACTCAGGAACTTATACAGTGGTGTTGTAGGATTGCAGGTAAGATAGTACGATTTATTAAGAAAGTACTTCCATATTCAATTATTCCATGCTTGTCTCGAAAAATTGACTTATAGTATGTGTTTCAACAACAgctacaaaaccaaaatctaacgTTGAATATGATATGAAATCATATTTTGAGCAGTTAAACTGTATTCTGAAACCAGTTTTAATTGAACAGTTTGTATGGTTTGAAAACTTGGTCATTTACATGATGGGTACAAGTTTCAAGGCATGCTGATAAACATTTGTTTAATCATTGCAGGGAGCGCAGAAGAATCTGCCTCAAATTTGTACTAATCACCTTGATCCCATCTCGGTAATCATTGCCTTGTACCAAAAATTTAGGAATATCAGTTTCATTTAAACGAATATGGAGAAAAGGGATGCACCATTGTTTCTTGCTCCTAATTGAACTTTCACTGACTTGTTTTCTACCCTTTTTCAGTGCTTCTTCCCTCAAAACTTGATCGCCAGTGTTAAGACCCCGCTATTCATTCTTAATGCTGCTTATGATTCATGGCAGGTAAATTGTGTCACTTTATGAACTGGTACTAAATCATAAATTCTGGATCAGTAAATTAGCCGTTGATAAATACCTATCCCTGCTTATCATCAGATCCAGTCCAGTTTAGCTCCTCCATCTGCAGATCCGCATGGCTATTGGCATGATTGTAGATTAAATCATGCTAAATGTACTGCACCGCAAATTCAATATCTGCAAGGTAATAAATATGCTGTAGAGCAATAGCATTGATTATAAGTGGAGGGAAGCctttaataaattattcattatctCTTTGGTGCAGGATTCAGGAACCACATGCTGAATGTTATTAAAGACTTCGCAAGAGCAAACCAGAATGGCTTGTTTATCAATTCATGTTTTTCTCACTGCCAAACTGAGAGACAGGATACATGGTTTGCTGACAATTCTCCTGTTATTAGGAACAAGGTGAGTCTGGCACTTTGAACTAATGCACTGTCACTAAAGAACATTGATTCACCTGTAGAAACAAACAACGTAGGAGGTTATAGATGGTTTTTTGATATGCTGCTACATAACAGTGATTGCTGGCTATTGCTATTAATATGATATAACATTGTTGTGATATTGATGAATGTGCAGGCTATTGCTCTGGCTGTTGGAGATTGGTATTTCGATCGAGCAGGTGTTAAGGTCATTGATTGTCCTTATCCTTGTGATAACACGTGTCATCATCTGATTTTCCGATGAACCAAAGTTTATCATCCTTCATCTCATTCATTTTTCCGCTTTTTCTCAAAAGTGGAGGATTATGCCATTCGATTAAATTAtggaaaacaataaaaaaaaaaaaaaaaggaagctGAGAAATGCAAATTTAATCTATCGACCATTACCATGTTGGAAATGCCAgcaataaataaatgttatagtTTAGTTCCCTTTTAGCTTAGAATAAAAAGAACGTGAACCAACAAGTTT carries:
- the LOC114176106 gene encoding pectin acetylesterase 12-like, which gives rise to MARVFWTAIAIALVFSNWVDGFEGYYEHQFNETELSLLEAHEASLSYAGSNLLLVGLTLVQNAAAKGAVCLDGTLPGYHLHRGYGSGANSWLINLEGGGWCNNIRTCVYRKKTRRGSSDFMEKEIPFTGILSNKAEENPDFINWNRVKLRYCDGASFSGDSEDETAELQFRGQRIWAAAMEDLMSKGMRFADQALLSGCSAGGLATIIHCDEFRGLFPVTSRVKCLSDAGLFLDAIDVSGGRTLRNLYSGVVGLQGAQKNLPQICTNHLDPISCFFPQNLIASVKTPLFILNAAYDSWQIQSSLAPPSADPHGYWHDCRLNHAKCTAPQIQYLQGFRNHMLNVIKDFARANQNGLFINSCFSHCQTERQDTWFADNSPVIRNKAIALAVGDWYFDRAGVKVIDCPYPCDNTCHHLIFR